The window GTGATTGTTTTCTGTTTTATTTTGTGCAATTAATGAAAAATAATGATTGCCAAATTGTAAAGTTAAGTGCAACTAAATTATTTTTCTAACCAAATATTCGATTGGTGAAAGATAATTTAGTATTTTTCTTGGTCTTTGGTTTAAAGACAATATAAATTTATGAACTGCATTTTTAGTAGTATTTGAAAAATTAAATTTTTTAGGAAATTTTTCTCTAATTAAACCATTAGTATTTTCATTAGTACCTCTTTGTCAAGGCGAATACGCATTAGCAAAATAAATTTTCACATTTAAATTTTTTTCAAGTTGTTGTCAATTAGAAAATTCTTTGCCCCTATCAAATGTTATAGTCTTAACAAGATTATTTGGAAGAATTGATAAATAATGGCTAATGTTTTCGTTAATAACTTTAGTAGTTCTATTTTCAACTAACATTGCTAAAGTAAATCTTGATGTTCTTTCAACTAAAGTTATTAAACATGATTTACTTTTACCTCGTGATGATACTACAGTATCACCTTCTCAATGACCAACAGTTATACGATTATTAACATTAATATTTCGTTCTTTAATTGATTTACCATTAAATTTACCGCGATTTTCTTGAGATTTTCGTTTCTTACCTTTTCTTCTTAAATTTTTATTAGTAACTTTTTCAAGTAATCCAGAATAAATTCAATTGTAAATTGTTTTAAAACTAATAATTCATTCTTTATGAAAATTTTTAATTCTGCCATAAATTTGTTCAGGCGATCAACCTAATAGTAATTTTTGTTGTACATATTTTACTAATTCTCTATTTTTAAACTTATGAAAATAAACATGTGATTGTTTTCTGTTTTCTGCTTTATTTTGTGCAATTAATGAAAAATAATGATTACTATCTTTATTTCTATTGACTTCTCGAATAATAGTACTAATACTTCGATTAAGATTTTTAGCTATTTCACTAATTTTTACTTTAAACTTCAATTGATTCTCAATATAAATTCTTTCATATATGCCAAGATGTTTGTAACCCATATAAAAACTCCTTGCTTTGTTTTTTCTAAAATAAACTTAGCATCATGAAATTTTTATATGAGATTTTTTGCAATTTTATTTACTTGCACTTACAAGTATAATTCAGCAAAATTAAGAATTAAAAATTCTTTTAAAAAGCAGTGGTTAAAAATAGTATTAAGTATCATTTTCATCTTTATAAGCTTATTAATTTGTGCATTAACAGTAATCGATACTAAATGAATAACCGGAACAAGTGACGAATTTAATGATTTTATGAATAAAGAAATGGTTAATTTCTTTGGCAAGTTCAATAGTGGTATTATGCTGGCGGGAATATTTGTTTTTTGATGAGGCGGAGCAGTATATTTTGCACTTAAATTTGAAAAATTAATTCGCTTGATTGTTCAGAAAATTAAAACAAAAAGAGCCTTAAAAAATGAAATCACACAAGCTCATTAATTCTTTAAAAAAATATTGATGGAGAATTTTACCTTACATTTTTATGATTACTATCTTTTTCATTCCATTTTTAAAATTGGAAATTAATGATTTGAAATTATTATATGAAAAATTTGAAGTATTAATTTCACTTATGATACTAGAGTATTTAGATATATGCATTACAATAGCAGTAGTTATAAACTGTAGCATTGAGTGACTTATTAAAAAAATCAAAATCAAAAGAACAATGAAAAATAAAATATTTTAAAAAGGAGTGATAAAAATGTTTATGAAAATATTTACCGTAATAATTATTAGTTTCAATAACATTTTTACCATTCCCCAAAACATTAACAATGATGAAATGACAACACAATCACTAATTAGAAATAAAAGACAAAATAACCAAATTTACGAAAAAGAAGTTAAACTTGAAAATTTAAAAGAAGTTGAAATTGAGAATATTCAACAGCATCATGATGAATTAAAAATAATAATAAAAGTTCCTATAAATATAAATAAAAAAAATCTTGAAGAAGTACTTAAAGAAAGACCAAAACCAACAAATGATAAACTTGAATTTATAACTCCTGCTTTTTCAAAAAACAATGAAATAAGAAAAAATATTGAAGATTTAACAGGAAAATATGGCAAAATAATTCACCAAAATAACAATAGAAAAACATACAAAATCCAAAAGTTTATCCAATTAGAAATGACAATAAATTACTATGATCACTCAAGCGGATATAGAATAGAAATAAATCCTAGAAAAACATTTATCATTAAAACAGAAAAAGATACAACCGACATTGATTTGCCAGAAACAACCACCAAATTTGATGGAAACCATAACTATAACGATGTTGTTGATAATCTTGATTATTTAATGATTCATCGCGGTGATTTTGACAAATTCAATTATTCTTATCTTTATTGAACACCAGTATTTAATTTCATTGACACCTTAGAAAAAGGTTACTATAAAGAATTTATGATTAAAAATCACGGCTTTAAGGACGAGAGCTATTTTTATCATAAGACTTCAACTATTTTATCAAACTCAGAAATAATTGATCCGACAAATGCAACCAAAATTGAAGTTATAAAAAAAATTAAAAAAATACTTAATGAAAAAATTAACAATCTTGCTGGCGTAAATATTGCAATTGAAGGCATTGACTATAATACAGAAATTAAAGACAATGACAACAATTACTTAGATGATAGGGATACTTTTGATTTAACAACAGACAATGTCACTGACAGAACATTTACCGTTAAATTCACTGCAATTGAAACGAGTACACAATTGCAAGGAACAAATACCATTAAAATGGTCATTTCGAAACAAGAAGATATCAACGATAATGTGCTTAAAATTAAGGCATTTAACAAAACTCTAATTGCTGGAAATAAGTATTTACAACTGCTACATGGTGAGACCGAAATCTGAAAATACAACACCAAAAGGGCTAACGATTATTACCTAATTAAGTATCTTTTCGGAACTTTAAATTATCTTAATGTTAAATTTAGTTTTCTACGCTATGACCCCGATTTGCGAAATGACATTTACTTTTATTTTAAAAACAACATTCCTAGTATTAATAACAGCGATTACAAAAATATTTTTGATGAAATCTATGAAATCCTTGGCAACTTCTTTGCTAGTTTATTTTATGCTACTTTTGATATGGACGAAAAAACTCATACCGAAATTGATTTTAAGGGTATAGAAAACTATAAGAAGGATTACTTTATTCAAATAGGTTTCTTTTATCGTTCATTAATTACCTTTTATCCCAAAAAATACTTAGTAAATATTATAGGAAACTCAGAATTATTACTAAGAAGTTATTTCTTTACTTTTGACAAAAAAACGCATCAAGAAAATTATAATGCGATTAAAAATAATAACAGCATTTATCAAATTGATTTTAATGTCCTTAAATCTTACGACAATAAACTAATTACCTTGCCAACCAGCAAGACTGCTAACAGTATTAATTATCTCAATACAGATATTGATATTCGTTATGGTATTAATATTTTTACCTTAACTTTTCCACTTTATCACAAAGGTAATATTTCTAACTACAATTTTAAAATTTATGACTTTAATGTATTAAATTCAACAGCCTTTATCCCTGATGGTTCAAATAACAGTGAATGAGACGATTTAATTCCACCAGCAAATTGCAAATATTCGGGACGATGAATACCAACATTTAATGATATTGGTTGTGCCATTCAAAATGCTGGTATCAAAATGCTAAACTGAATACTCACCGCTTCACAAATCATCACGATTTTACGACCATTAGCAATTATTGCAAAAGCAACAGTTAACTTTTCAATCAATATTTTTCCAGTTTTTAAAACAGTACCAGCTTTTTACTATACCTTCCAATTTTTAATCGGTTTTGCCATTTTTCTAATGATTTTAAGGATTTTCGTGTAATATTATATATATATATATATATAGAAAAAAATAAAGAAGTTAAAATTATGAAATTTTTAAATATACTAACTCTCTTGGAGTTAGCAACATTATCCATAACTGCTTGTAATAATAAAACAAATAAATCAATAACACCACCAATAATTAAAAATCAAATTTACGAAAAAGAAGTTAAACTTGAAAATTTAAAAGAAGTTGAAATTGAGAATATTCAACAACATCATGATGAATTAAAAATAATAATAAAAGTTCCTATAAGTATAAATAAAAAAAACCTTGAAAAAGTACTTAAAGAAAGACCAAAACCAACAAATGATAAACTTGAATTTATAACTCCTGCTTTTTCAAAAAACAATGAAATAAGAAAAAATATTGAAGATTTAACAGGAAAATATGGAAAAATAATTAACCAAAATAACAATAGACTTCTTGCATTACTTATTTATTAAACAAAATTCCTATAAAATATATTTAAAATAGAAATTATAAGGAATTTAAGATTATGAAATTTGATAAATTTAATTTTATTAATGATAAAGAATTATTACGATTAACTGGAATAAAGCAAAGTACTTTTAATAAAATGTTAAATATTTTAAAAGAAGCTGAGTTAAAAAAGTTTAAAAGAGGTGGTAAAAATAATAAATTATCATTAGAAAATAGATTATTGATGACTTTATCATATTGACGAGAATATCGTACTTATTTTCATCTTGGTAAAAGTTTTGATATTAGTGAAGCTAGTTGTTATCGAAATATCAAGTGAATTGAAGATATTTTAATCAAACATCCTGATTTTCAACAACTTGCTGGTAAAAAAGCATTAATAAATGATTATTTTAATGATAAAACAATTATTATTGATGCTACAGAAACACCCATTCAACGCCCAAAAAAAGACAAAAACAATCTTATTCAGGAAAAAAGAAAAAACACACTATTAAAACACAAGTAATTATTGAAAAAGAAAGCAAAATAATTATTGCAACAAATTTTTCTCTCGGTAAAAAGCATGATTTTTGTTTATTTAAAGAATCAAAAATCCCAATTTTAAAAAATACTAAATTAATAGTTGATAATGGTTATCAAGGAATACAAAAAATTCATAGTAATGTTCTAATACCTAAGAAAAAAACAAAGAAAAACCCTTTAAATAAAGAACAAAAACATAATAATAAATTAATTTCAAAAATGAGAATTATTATTGAAAATATTTTTGCTATTCTTAAAAAATTTAAAATTATTACTGAAAAATATCGTAATCGTAGAAAACGATTTAGTTTAAGATTTAATTTAATTGCTTCAATTTATAATTTGCAATTATAGATAACATAAAATATTTATTTAAAATTAAATTTAAATAATAAAATAATTTTTTGTTGTGTCAAAATTTACACATTTAATAAAATCCATAAGTATTAACCTAATAAAAGTTAGAAATTACTATATAGTATTTTTTATTTACAAATAATTTGTAATTATTTTAATAAGTAATGCAAGAAGTCTATTAGAAAATAGATTATTGATGACTTTATCATATTGACGAGAATATCGTACTTATTTTCATCTTGGTAAAAGTTTTGATATTAGTGAAGCTAGTTGTTATCGAAATATCAAGTGAATTGAAGATATTTTAATCAAACATCCTGATTTTCAACAACTTGCTGGTAAAAAAGCATTAATAAATGATTATTTTAATGATAAAACAATTATTATTGATGCTACAGAAACACCCATTCAACGCCCAAAAAAAGACAAAAACAATCTTATTCAGGAAAAAAGAAAAAACACACTATTAAAACACAAGTAATTATTGAAAAAGAAAGCAAAATAATTATTGCAACAAATTTTTCTCTCGGTAAAAAGCATGATTTTTGTTTATTTAAAGAATCAAAAATCCCAATTTTAAAAAATACTAAATTAATAGTTGATAATGGTTATCAAGGAATACAAAAAATTCATAGTAATGTTCTAATACCTAAGAAAAAAACAAAGAAAAACCCTTTAAATAAAGAACAAAAACATAATAATAAATTAATTTCAAAAATGAGAATTATTATTGAAAATATTTTTGCTATTCTTAAAAAATTTAAAATTATTACTGAAAAATATCGTAATCGTAGAAAACGATTTAGTTTAAGATTTAATTTAATTGCTTCAATTTATAATTTGCAATTATAGATAACATAAAATATTTATTTAAAATTAAATTTAAATAATAAAATAATTTTTTGTTGTGTCAAAATTTACACATTTAATAAAATCCATAAGTATTAACCTAATAAAAGTTAGAAATTACTATATAGTATTTTTTATTTACAAATAATTTGTAATTATTTTAATAAGTAATGCAAGAAGTCTAATGTTGTTTTTATAACCTTTTATTAAGAATATGTTTGTTAATATTAAATATTTTGTTTTATTACTTATTTTTCAAGTAAAAAGGTAATAAATTTTTAATTGCTTTTCTTTCAAAATTATTTAAACATTTTCCTACCTAACAAAACTTTATGCGCCCCTAAAATATTACTATCAAGACTTGACATTCCAATATAAATATAGTCATCAATAGCTGCCAATCCATAAACATTAAAATTTGAAATATTATCAATTTCTGTTACTTTATTATTGTTTTCAAGATCAACACTGTAAAGTTTTCCTTGGTAATTTTCGTAATCTCCGGTTCTTGTTCCGACATAAAGTTTATTTTTTGGGTAATTAATCTATAGACTTCTCCTTTTATGCCAGTAATTTCTGTTACTTTATTATTGTTTTCAAGATCAACACTATAAAGACTACCCGATCCATCATTTTTTTCTGTTGTTCCAATATAAAGCAATTTATTATAAATAGCAAACGAAAAAATTGTTCCTTTTAAAACAATGTTATTAATTTCTGTTACTTTATTAGACTTCTTGCATTACTTATTTATTAAACAAAATTCCTATAAAATATATTTAAAATAGAAATTATAAGGAATTTAAGATTATG is drawn from Spiroplasma endosymbiont of Asaphidion curtum and contains these coding sequences:
- a CDS encoding IS5 family transposase (programmed frameshift); translated protein: MKFDKFNFINDKELLRLTGIKQSTFNKMLNILKEAELKKFKRGGKNNKLSLENRLLMTLSYWREYRTYFHLGKSFDISEASCYRNIKWIEDILIKHPDFQQLAGKKALINDYFNDKTIIIDATETPIQRPKKGQKQSYSGKKKKHTIKTQVIIEKESKIIIATNFSLGKKHDFCLFKESKIPILKNTKLIVDNGYQGIQKIHSNVLIPKKKTKKNPLNKEQKHNNKLISKMRIIIENIFAILKKFKIITEKYRNRRKRFSLRFNLIASIYNLQL
- a CDS encoding IS30 family transposase, which codes for MGYKHLGIYERIYIENQLKFKVKISEIAKNLNRSISTIIREVNRNKDSNHYFSLIAQNKAENRKQSHVYFHKFKNRELVKYVQQKLLLGWSPEQIYGRIKNFHKEWIISFKTIYNWIYSGLLEKVTNKNLRRKGKKRKSQENRGKFNGKSIKERNINVNNRITVGHWEGDTVVSSRGKSKSCLITLVERTSRFTLAMLVENRTTKVINENISHYLSILPNNLVKTITFDRGKEFSNWQQLEKNLNVKIYFANAYSPWQRGTNENTNGLIREKFPKKFNFSNTTKNAVHKFILSLNQRPRKILNYLSPIEYLVRKII